Part of the Pseudarthrobacter sp. L1SW genome, TATGTGGAAACCAACCAACGTCCCCAACCTCTGGATCCACGGCGGCAACCTGCACCAGAGCCGGCACTACTCCTCCTACCTGGCCCTGCAGCTCAAGGCCCGGATGGAAGGACTCGAGACGCCGGTGTACGAACTGCAGCCCAGCCACCACACCCGCTAAGGAGAGCCCATCATGAAGGCAGCACGCTTCCACGCCCGCAAGGACATCCGCATCGAGGACATCCCGGAGCCGGACCTCCTCGCCGAGACCGTCAAGATCGACGTCGCCTGGTGCGGCATCTGTGGCACCGACCTGCACGAGTACCTGGAGGGCCCCATCTTCGTCCCGGCGCCGGGCCATCCGCACCCGCTGTCCCACGAGGAAGCTCCGGTGACCCTGGGGCACGAATTCTCCGGGACCGTCTCCGAGGTCGGCGAAGGGGTGACGGGCCTCGCGAAGGGGGACAACGTCGTCGTCGAACCCTATTTTGTCTGCGACGAATGCGATTCCTGCAAGGCCGGCAACTACCACCTGTGCCGGCAGATGGGCTTCATCGGGCTGTCCGGCGGCGGGGGAGGGCTGAGCGAGAAGATCGTGGTGGACCAGCGGTGGGTGCACCCCATCGGGGACATTCCGCTGGACGAGGCGGCACTGATCGAGCCGCTGTCCGTGGCCCACCACGCGGTGGCGCGCAGTGGCGTGAAGGCCGGCGACACGGCGCTGGTGGGCGGCTCCGGGCCGATCGGACTGCTTACCGCCGCCGTCCTGAAGGGCATGGGGGTGACCACGATCATCAGCGAGCTCACCCAGGCACGCAAGGAGAAGGCCACCTCCAGCGGCGTGGCCGACCATGTCCTGGACCCGAGCAAGGAGGACGTCCCGGAGCGGGTGCGCGAGTTGACCGGCGGGACGGGGGCCGACGTGGCGTTCGAATGCGCCGGCGTGAACGCGGTGCTGGACACCATGCTCGACGCCGTCCGGCCCGGCGCCGTGGTGGTCAACGTGTCCATCTGGGGCGCGCCAGCCACCGTGGACATGCAGAAACTGGTGCTCAAGGAGATCGACCTGCGCGGCACCATCGCCTACGTCCGCGACCACCCCGCCGTGATCAAGATGGTGCAGGAGGGCAAGGTGGACCTCAAGCCGTTCATCACCGGCCGGATCGCGCTGGAGGACCTGGTGGAACAGGGCTTCGACACCCTGATCAACCACAAGGACACCGCCGTGAAGGTGCTGGTCCACCCGTAGGGGCTGTGGGCAGCCGCGCGTCAGGGGAGCGGGTGCCGTTCGCCCACGCTGACGGAGGACGACGGCGGCAGGTACTCCCGCCGTCGTCGTTCCATCCGTTGCTGCTGGCCCGGTGACGGGATGTTGGCACGCTTGGCGCGGTTGCACCTGGCGCAGGCCGCAACAAAGTTCTGCAGGCTGGTGGAACCGCCCTTGGACCACGGATAGAAGTGGTCCCCGTGCTCGGCCGGGCGCCCGCAGCGGCGGCCGAAGCCGGCTTCCAGCTCGCACAGGCCGGCGGCCCGGACCATCCCTTCACGGCGCTGCTGCCGCGTGAAGCGGCGCACCGGATCCCGGCGGCGGACGTCCCGGCCGGTGATGACGGCGGCCGCAATACCCAGAACGACGGCGGCCACGCCCGGGAGCGCAACCGCGGCGACGACGTTCTCCACCATGCCGCTTAGGACCCCTGCCGCGGCGGACTGGCCCGTTCCGGCAGCCGGTGCCGGCTTCGAGCTGAGCGCGGTCATCACCGCGACAGCGATCCAGATCATCACCGCCGAGTACGCCAGGCGAAGCCCCTGCCGGGTCCAGTAGATACGGCCGAGTTCCGGCATTGATTCCCCCAATTTTCAGTTCGCCGGAAGCCCGCGGTCCCGGATGACTAGGGAATCCTATAGCCCGGACGCCGGGCGGTGTCCCAGGTTTAGCTCAGTTTTTGCCGAGCTTCCGGGTCTCGCGAGGAGCGCAATGCAGTTCCACGGGGAGCAGCATCGAGGCCAGCAGACGGTCACGCTGCTTGTCCACCTTCCGTGGCGAATAGACGCAGGTCACGAACAGGTGCAAGGGTGGACGGGTGGATGCCGATATCAACTTCTATTTCGATCCGGTCTGCCCTTTTGCCTGGATGACCAGCAAGTGGGTGCGCATGGTGCAGGCGCAGCGCGGGTACACCGTGGACTGGCGGTTCATTTCGCTGCGCCAGATCAACGCGGCAGTCGACTATGACGCGCATTTTCCGCCTGAGTACGAGGCCGGACACATGGCCGGCCTCCGGCTTCTGCGCGTGGCGGCCAGGGCCCGTGCTGAGCATGGCCGCGAGTCGATCGCCCGGCTGTATGAGGCATTCGGGACGCACATCTTCGAAACCGCCCCGGACACGGGTAACCTGCCTGACGAGCGCGCGGTGCGTGAGCGGCGCGGGACGCGGGAGTTTGTGGAGCCGATTCTCGCCGAGGCCGGCCTGCCCCTGGCGCTGGCGGAGGCCCTGGATGACGAGTCCTGGGACCGGGAGATCCGGCAGGAGACGGATGAGGCACTGGGGCTGACGGGCAAGGATGTGGGCACGCCCATCATCCACTTTGAGCCGCCAACCGGCGTGGCCTTCTTCGGGCCGGTGATCAGCCGGCTGCCGGACGAAGAGTCCGCCGCCGAGCTGTGGGACCACGTGGTGGGGCTGGCACGCTTCCCCGGTTTCGCGGAGCTCAAGCGCAGCCTGCGCGAGCAGCCGCAGCTACCCGCCTTTGGAGTCACCGCCGGAGCAGTTGGCACGCAGGAGGACTGGCACGGCGGCAGCCGGCGGCAGAAGAAGTGACCCTCAATAAGAAGTGACTCTTAGTAAGGATGGACCCATGAACCAGATCAGCACCCGCCAGTACCAGGAGTCCGTTACCGTGCAGGCGTCTGCCGAGACGGTCTACGACCTGGTCGCCGACATCACCCGGACCGGCGAGTGGAGCCCGGTCTGTACTTCGTGCTGGTGGGACGACGAGGACAGTGCCGGCCAGGTTGGTGCCTGGTTCACGGGGCGCAACGAACTGCCCCACAGGACGTGGGAGACGCGCTCGCAGGTGGTGGCCGCCGAGCGCGGCCGCGAGTTCGCCTGGCTGGTGGGCGGCAAGTTTGTCCGCTGGGGCTTCACCATGGCTCCGGCTGATACCGGGACGATGCTGACCGAGTCGTGGGAATTCCTGCCGGACGGGATAGCCATGTTCAAGGAGAAGTTCGGCGACGACGCCCCCGCCCAGATCGCCGACCGCACTGAGCAGGCGCTGGACGGCATCCCGAAAACGCTCGCGGCAATCAAGCGGATCGCCGAGTCAATCCCTGCATAGCAGGCTGGGGTTCTTTCAAGGCACGACGATGGCACTCGCCCCAATGAGGTCGGCTGCCTGACGCTGTGCCGGCTGCTGGTCAACCCCTCTGGTTCCGTCCGAAGGGGCAGCGCCGGTGGTCAGGAGAATTGGCGTACCCGGGTCCAACCGGGGTCGGGAACGTGTTGGGTGGCTGCGCCGGCGGAACGTGCAGCGGTCTCGATGGCGTGGCGTCCATTCTGGTCATCCGAGTCGGAGTAGTAGTGCAGCAGCCTCTCCCCGGCTGCTGTTTCATGGGCTACCAAAATCCCTCGTCTTCCCAGGGCTGCAGTGACGGCATCCTCAATCGTGCGAAGTCTGTCGAGGGCCTTCGGTGTAGGCAGCCCGTCCTCCCGCTGGTTTTCATACGTAAGGCGTACTTGGGTATGAAGGTCCAGGAGAGGGTGGTCGATCCAGCGCAGCGGCCTACGGGAATTGACTAGCATTCTTTCGCCGGCCGGGGTTGTCCCTTGCAGCAGAACCCATCTATCGGTCCGTGCCTGGGAGGCCATGTGGTTGATGGCCTCCCTAAGATCCGAGGCGGTCGCGGTGGCGGCCTGCCCGCTGGGGATCGCATTGATGGTGCCCACCCACCGTTCCACCCCGTCCTCGCCGAGAATCCAATCGAGGACCAGGAAGGACACCTGCAGGGGCTCGTCGTCCAGCATGTCCACAAAGGCTGGATGAAAAACCTTGATGTCCAGGCACTCCCTGTCCGGGTCCGGGTTTAGCTCGAAACGGATTTCTCCGAGGTGAAGCTGGCGGCCGTTGATGTCGAGGACGTTGTCGAGGACACCGGCCTGCGGCTGCCGGGCCGCGGCGTACTCCCAAGTTTCATCCGAAGCCGGTGCCGCCCGTAGCCACTGTTCTGCAATCCGGCGCAAGCCCGCATCGCCTTCGGAACTGACAACGAGGAGATGGCGGGACACCTGCCCCTGTGCGGTGTCCCAGGCAAGGTCCGGGTGAATGGTTGCGAGCTGCTTGCTCATGGCGTGGGGCAGATTCCCCCACTCGCCGGTTGCCGCAGCAGTACTGAATGCCGTTCTGCCTTCCGCTGCCCACCACTGCCAAAAGCCTGTGATGGGATGCGAGGTAACCGGACTTGCCTTGCGCTTGAAAAACCCCATGTTCTCCCCCCTGCTCGCCGTCGTTATGCCGCCGTGCATGCATTTGCTCCCGGGGCATTTGGTCCTCAGCCTAGATCGCAAGGCTGTGGGGTGCCTACCCTAGACGCGGCGTCTGGCAGGAATGCATCGACTGCATTACGGAAAGGTGGCCCGCCCGGGCTGCGATGAGGCACTTGGCCACGTAGATGGGCCCGTTGCCCGGACCTGGCGAGTGCCGGAGCTTGCGTTTGTTGGACAAGTGGCCTCCGACCCCATTGACGCTGCAAGTGGGGAGGCGTAGAACGGCAACTACGGGCATCCCAAGGGCGGTCATTTGGCAATGAATAATGTCATCGCTTACCTCGACACGTCGACTGTGCATGCCGGTCGGATTGGGGAACTTAGACCCGCAATGGCAGAACTCGCCGCCTTTGTCGAGGCCAACGAGCCGCGAATCATCTTGTACTCCGTGTATTTCACCCCGGACGAATCGACTATGAGCGTCCTCCACGTGCATCCGGACATCGCGTCGCTGGAGCTCCACCTGAAAGTGGCAGGGCCAAAATTTCCGCCGATTGCGCCGTTCATCACCATGGAAACGATCGAGATTTTCGGGCACCCAACTCCGGACGTCACTGCCCAACTGGTGGCCAAAGCGAAGCTACTTGGACACGGAACGGTGATCGTCCGGGAGCTGCACGCCGGTTTTGCGCGGACGCTCCAGAATCTTGCGGGAACCTAAACAGACCCTGGGGGCTTTAGGAACAAGGTATTTTTCGCGGGTTTCGAGGTAGTTGTCCTCATACGTGTAATCGAGCTCCACTAGCGCCGGTGCGGCACCTTGCGGGCGGGTGAGCCGGCGCGGGTGGCGCTGTTGCGCACAACGAGGGTGGGTGCGATTGGCGTACGGTCCACGTCCCGTCCTTCCATCGCACCAAGAAGCACTTCCACGCTCATAAGCGCCAGGGCGTTGAAGTCCTGGCGCACGGTGGTCAGGGGCGGCAGGAAGTAGTCGGACCCTTCGATGTCGTCGAAGCCAACGATGCTGACATCCTCCGGGACGCGGACGCCGCTTTCGGCGAAGGCGCGGATGACCCCCAGGGCGGTGTGGTCGCTGGCGGCGAAGATGGCCTGGGGGACCTTTTTCTCCCGGACGAGCCGGAGGCCGGTTTCGTAGGCCCACTTGGGGCTCCAGTCACCCTTCAGGCACAGCCCGGGCTTGAGCCCGGCGTCACGGAGCGTAGCCTCCCAGCCGCGCTTGCGCACCCGCCCGTCGAACCAGTCCATGGAGCCGGCGAGGTGGGCGATATCCGTGTGGCCAAGGTCGATGAGGTGCTGGGTGGCCAGCCGGGCCCCGAGTTCCTGGTTTTCGGAGTAGGTGAAGACGTTTGGGGTGGATGATGCTCCGGCGGCGATCATCTCCACTGGCACGCGGAAAGAGGCATTCCAGACGGCGGCTGCCATCTCCACCAGAGGGGCAATGACAATGATTCCCCCCACGCCGGTATCGTCCAGGGTGTCCAGGGCTGCCTGCACGGACTCTTCGTCGGGTTTCTCGACACTGATGACGGTTGTGGCGTAGCCCTTCTTGCGGGCGACGTTCTCGAGGGCCATAAGTGTCCCCACCGGGCCGAACCGGGGGGATCCGTCAGACAGGATGCCGATGGACGTCGGCCGG contains:
- a CDS encoding 2,3-butanediol dehydrogenase yields the protein MKAARFHARKDIRIEDIPEPDLLAETVKIDVAWCGICGTDLHEYLEGPIFVPAPGHPHPLSHEEAPVTLGHEFSGTVSEVGEGVTGLAKGDNVVVEPYFVCDECDSCKAGNYHLCRQMGFIGLSGGGGGLSEKIVVDQRWVHPIGDIPLDEAALIEPLSVAHHAVARSGVKAGDTALVGGSGPIGLLTAAVLKGMGVTTIISELTQARKEKATSSGVADHVLDPSKEDVPERVRELTGGTGADVAFECAGVNAVLDTMLDAVRPGAVVVNVSIWGAPATVDMQKLVLKEIDLRGTIAYVRDHPAVIKMVQEGKVDLKPFITGRIALEDLVEQGFDTLINHKDTAVKVLVHP
- a CDS encoding HNH endonuclease, producing the protein MPELGRIYWTRQGLRLAYSAVMIWIAVAVMTALSSKPAPAAGTGQSAAAGVLSGMVENVVAAVALPGVAAVVLGIAAAVITGRDVRRRDPVRRFTRQQRREGMVRAAGLCELEAGFGRRCGRPAEHGDHFYPWSKGGSTSLQNFVAACARCNRAKRANIPSPGQQQRMERRRREYLPPSSSVSVGERHPLP
- a CDS encoding SRPBCC family protein, with the translated sequence MNQISTRQYQESVTVQASAETVYDLVADITRTGEWSPVCTSCWWDDEDSAGQVGAWFTGRNELPHRTWETRSQVVAAERGREFAWLVGGKFVRWGFTMAPADTGTMLTESWEFLPDGIAMFKEKFGDDAPAQIADRTEQALDGIPKTLAAIKRIAESIPA
- a CDS encoding DUF695 domain-containing protein; this translates as MSKQLATIHPDLAWDTAQGQVSRHLLVVSSEGDAGLRRIAEQWLRAAPASDETWEYAAARQPQAGVLDNVLDINGRQLHLGEIRFELNPDPDRECLDIKVFHPAFVDMLDDEPLQVSFLVLDWILGEDGVERWVGTINAIPSGQAATATASDLREAINHMASQARTDRWVLLQGTTPAGERMLVNSRRPLRWIDHPLLDLHTQVRLTYENQREDGLPTPKALDRLRTIEDAVTAALGRRGILVAHETAAGERLLHYYSDSDDQNGRHAIETAARSAGAATQHVPDPGWTRVRQFS
- a CDS encoding LacI family DNA-binding transcriptional regulator; the encoded protein is MAVPREANEKLRDAPVRRKPTINDVAQVAGVSFGTVSRVLNDAPDVSAATRQRVLQVIKDIGYRRNRAATALVTSRPTSIGILSDGSPRFGPVGTLMALENVARKKGYATTVISVEKPDEESVQAALDTLDDTGVGGIIVIAPLVEMAAAVWNASFRVPVEMIAAGASSTPNVFTYSENQELGARLATQHLIDLGHTDIAHLAGSMDWFDGRVRKRGWEATLRDAGLKPGLCLKGDWSPKWAYETGLRLVREKKVPQAIFAASDHTALGVIRAFAESGVRVPEDVSIVGFDDIEGSDYFLPPLTTVRQDFNALALMSVEVLLGAMEGRDVDRTPIAPTLVVRNSATRAGSPARKVPHRR